In the Mauremys mutica isolate MM-2020 ecotype Southern chromosome 13, ASM2049712v1, whole genome shotgun sequence genome, one interval contains:
- the LOC123347362 gene encoding LOW QUALITY PROTEIN: olfactory receptor 6N1-like (The sequence of the model RefSeq protein was modified relative to this genomic sequence to represent the inferred CDS: substituted 1 base at 1 genomic stop codon), producing MERENRTVVIEFIFQRFTSLPQFQILLFVLFLIIYLLSLMGNVLIILVILVDSHLHTAMYFFLCNLSLVEVWYTTVTVPKMLASFLAEQSTISASGCIAQYYFFSFAATELFLLTVMAYDRYLAICNPLHYSTIMSPSTCQYLAMLCXLTGFVCPTFASFMLARISFCTPNRINHFFCDADQLFRLSCNDTYSIQAVGYAFSTVVIMSAVLFTMASYFQIIATILRMSSVAVRKKTFSTCAAHLSVVTIYFGTIIFMYVRPAVKYESNINKVVSVFYSVITPLLNPIIYTLRNKHVKTALRKTFLRNKG from the coding sequence ATGGAGAGAGAGAACCGGACAGTGGTCATTGAGTTCATCTTCCAGAGGTTCACCAGCCTGCCACAGTTCCAGATCCTGCTCTTTGTGCTGTTCCTAATCATTTACCTCCTCTCACTCATGGGCAATGTGCTTATCATCCTCGTCATCCTGGTGGACTCCCACCTCCACACcgccatgtacttcttcctctgTAACCTCTCTTTGGTGGAGGTCTGGTACACCACTGTCACAGTGCCCAAGATGTTGGCCAGCTTCCTGGCGGAGCAAAGCACCATCTCTGCCTCCGGTTGCATTGCCCAGTATTACTTCTTCTCCTTTGCTGCTACTGAGCTGTTCCTCCTGACAGTCATGGCTTACGACCGGTACTTGGCCATCTGCAACCCACTGCATTACTCCACCATCATGAGCCCTAGCACCTGCCAGTACTTAGCTATGTTATGCTAGCTCACGGGGTTTGTTTGTCCCACATTTGCATCTTTCATGCTTGCCAGGATTTCCTTCTGCACCCCCAACAGGAttaaccatttcttctgtgatgcCGATCAGCTATTTAGGCTCTCATGCAATGACACCTACTCCATACAGGCAGTAGGCTATGCCTTCAGCACTGTCGTCATCATGTCTGCTGTCCTCTTCACCATGGCCTCTTACTTCCAAATCATAGCCACCATACTGAGGATGTCGTCAGTTGCCGTCCGCAAGAAGACCTTTTCCACCTGTGCTGCGCACCTCTCTGTGGTCACCATCTATTTCGGGACCATCATTTTCATGTACGTCCGCCCTGCAGTGAAGTATGAGTCTAACATCAATAAAGTGGTGTCAGTTTTCTACTCGGTGATAACGCCACTGCTGAATCCAATCATATACACACTGAGGAATAAGCATGTGAAAACGGCCCTGAGAAAAACATTCTTGAGGAACAAGGGTTAA